The following proteins come from a genomic window of Malus domestica chromosome 02, GDT2T_hap1:
- the LOC103426926 gene encoding probable inactive leucine-rich repeat receptor-like protein kinase At3g03770 — protein MANSHLLLLLLISSLFSVHHSGAATESESESLLKIQQLLNYPPPLTLVSSKDGHSLCSVEPTPSLTLSCYQGNVTQLHISGGGAAFPPLPRDFSTHSLFSALASAFPTLKVLSLVSLRLWGPLPPSLARLSSLEILNLTSNYLSGAIPPHISSLVNLQTLILDRNNFTGRLPPSLASLPSLAVLSLNHNLLNGFLPRSLASLHTLRVLSLSHNFLAGEVPDLKSLTNLQLLDLEANYFGPRFPSLRSKNKLVTLVLRNNKFRLGIQTGFRGGFQLQRLDISLNQFVGPFSPSWLSLPSINYLDIAGNKFTGVLSKNMSCNAELAFVNLSSNLLAGDLPTCLKNRGSKSSSVVVLYSGNCLTNVDQKQPQHPSNLCHNEALAVEIPPSGDEKRKRLHDNKQVASRAVAGIVGAAAIVALAFMAVKWLYGKQLPVKSPRTRLIRDSASTVNTAKLLSDAKYISETMKLGASIPAYRTFSLEELKEATNDFDDSTLLGEGKHGQMYRGMLTNGTLVAIRGLKMRKRQAPQVYTHHLELISKLRHSHLVSALGHCLEYHPDDSGISRIFLVFEFVPNGTLRGCISEGPPERKLTWAQRIVAAIGVAKGIQFLHTGIVPGVKSNNLKITNVLLDHDLHVKISSYNLPLLAENNRGTVGTTVSSPAPKGSIQTRVNHECKNDVYDIGVILLEIILGRPIMFQNEVRVLKDLLQVSLTTDDTARRSIVDPAVHKECSDESLKTMMEICVRCLSDEAADRPSVEDILWNLQFAAQVQDSARYDFLSSNQGSPVSSPQLQLI, from the exons ATGGCGAACtcacatcttcttcttcttctgttgaTATCCTCCCTCTTCTCCGTCCACCACTCAGGTGCTGCTACTGAGTCGGAGTCTGAGAGCCTTCTGAAAATCCAGCAGCTCCTCAACTACCCACCACCTCTAACCCTAGTCAGTTCCAAGGACGGACACTCTTTGTGCAGCGTTGAACCAACTCCTTCCCTCACTCTCTCTTGCTACCAAGGCAACGTTACCCAGCTTCACATTTCAGGCGGCGGAGCTGCCTTCCCTCCGCTGCCGCGTGACTTCTCAACCCACTCTCTCTTCTCCGCTCTCGCCTCCGCCTTCCCAACCCTCAAAGTCCTATCTCTGGTCTCTCTCCGCCTCTGGGGCccactccctccctccctcgcCCGTTTATCTTCCCTCGAGATTCTCAACCTCACCTCCAACTACCTCAGCGGCGCCATCCCTCCCCACATTTCCTCCCTCGTCAACCTCCAGACTCTCATCCTCGACCGCAACAACTTCACCGGCCGACTCCCGCCTTCGCTGGCTTCGCTTCCGTCGTTGGCCGTTCTCAGTTTGAACCACAACCTCCTCAACGGCTTTCTCCCGCGTTCTCTGGCATCTCTGCATACCCTCagagtcctctctctctcccacaaCTTCCTGGCCGGCGAAGTTCCTGACCTCAAAAGCCTCACAAACTTGCAACTTCTTGATTTGGAAGCTAACTATTTCGGGCCTCGTTTTCCAAGCTTACGTTCCAAGAACAAGCTGGTGACCCTTGTGCTCCGAAACAACAAGTTTCGCCTTGGAATCCAGACCGGATTCCGAGGCGGTTTTCAGCTCCAGAGGCTTGACATTTCACTCAATCAATTCGTGGGGCCTTTTTCGCCTTCGTGGCTGTCGCTGCCTTCCATCAATTATCTTGACATTGCCGGAAATAAATTCACCGGAGTGCTCTCCAAGAACATGTCTTGCAATGCTGAGCTTGCTTTTGTGAATTTGTCCTCAAATCTTTTGGCAGGGGACTTGCCCACTTGCCTCAAAAACCGGGGTTCGAAGAGCAGCAGTGTGGTTGTTCTCTATTCCGGGAATTGTTTGACGAATGTGGACCAGAAGCAGCCGCAGCATCCTTCTAACTTGTGCCACAATGAAGCTCTGGCTGTGGAGATACCGCCTTCTGGTGACGAAAAGCGCAAGAGGCTTCATGATAATAAACAAGTTGCATCAAGAGCGGTGGCAGGCATTGTGGGTGCCGCTGCAATTGTTGCTCTGGCTTTCATGGCTGTTAAGTGGTTATACGGCAAACAGCTGCCTGTTAAAAGTCCCAGAACACGGTTGATTAGAGATTCAGCTTCAACAGTCAACACAGCCAAGCTACTCTCGGATGCAA AATATATATCAGAAACAATGAAGCTGGGAGCCAGCATTCCTGCTTATCGAACATTTTCTTTGGAGGAGCTCAAGGAAGCCACGAATGACTTTGATGATTCGACATTACTTGGTGAAGGCAAACATGGACAG ATGTATAGAGGGATGCTCACCAACGGAACACTTGTTGCTATCAGAGGCTTGAAAATGAGAAAGAGGCAGGCTCCGCAAGTCTACACGCACCACCTTGAACTGATTTCAAAACTGAGACATAGCCATTTGGTTAGCGCTCTTGGACATTGCTTGGAGTACCATCCCGATGATTCAGGCATCAGCAGAATATTTCTTGTATTTGAGTTTGTTCCAAATGGAACTCTAAGAGGCTGCATTTCTG AAGGACCCCCAGAACGAAAGCTTACTTGGGCGCAGAGAATAGTAGCTGCAATTGGAGTTGCAAAGGGTATTCAGTTTCTGCATACAGGGATTGTTCCTGGTGTAAAATCAAACAATCTCAAGATAACAAATGTCTTATTGGATCACGATCTTCATGTGAAAATAAGCAGTTATAACCTACCTCTTTTAGCTGAAAACAACAGGGGAACG GTGGGTACTACAGTTTCTTCTCCTGCACCGAAAGGAAGCATTCAAACTAG GGTTAACCATGAGTGTAAGAACGACGTTTATGATATCGGAGTAATCTTGCTCGAAATCATTTTGGGGAGGCCTATCATGTTCCAAAATGAAGTTCGTGTTTTGAAAGACCTT TTACAAGTAAGTTTGACCACCGATGACACAGCTCGAAGGAGCATTGTGGATCCAGCGGTGCACAAGGAATGCTCGGATGAATCGCTGAAGACAATGATGGAGATATGTGTGAGATGTCTTTCCGATGAGGCAGCTGATAGGCCTTCAGTCGAAGACATTCTTTGGAATCTGCAGTTTGCAGCGCAGGTTCAGGATTCAGCGAGATATGACTTTTTGAGTAGTAATCAGGGCTCGCCCGTTTCATCACCCCAACTCCAGCTAATCTGA
- the LOC114821748 gene encoding uncharacterized protein isoform X1 has product MNKFGGFWFCILLFICWNYRTRSWTLDVLCFVHHVSACPHSQDNSKLFQLFRTNCSNIPALKHLRSLTQFKSTKGPVDTKRIYGTMVATKKGRAGRVGKLGNYNQMMNLRFTWANPAALSRSQFVLRRPCKGSHSARYT; this is encoded by the exons ATGAATAAATTTGGGGGTTTCTGGTTTTGTATTTTGCTGTTTATATGCTGGAATTACAGGACAAGGAGTTGGACCCTGGATGTGCTCTGCTTCGTCCATCATGTGTCTGCATGTCCTCATTCACAAGATAA TTCAAAGCTCTTCCAACTTTTTCGCACAAATTGCTCAAACATTCCAGCTCTCAAACATCTCAGATCCCTCACTCAGTTCAAAA GCACGAAGGGACCGGTCGATACGAAGCGCATCTATGGGACAATGGTTGCAACAAAGAAGGGCAGAGCAGGAAGGGTAGGTAag CTGGGGAAttacaatcaaatgatgaatcTTCGGTTTACTTGG GCAAATCCAGCAGCCCTCTCTCGCTCTCAATTTGTTTTGAGGAGACCGTGTAAAGGCTCTCATTCAGCTCGATATACATAG
- the LOC103407380 gene encoding pentatricopeptide repeat-containing protein At1g11710, mitochondrial: MNWVPSFFSPPKTSRLICRGLHASKHFSPPNSDNIVFKAVCVNLRQRRWKLLEQISHCLTSSLVSRVVREFRNSPQLALEFYNWVRWNRNRNFPQFLESSCTVIHVLIDSRRYDDALSVMESLMGADGLPALVVLEGLSNSCGEGCGCASAAVFDAFVRACTQFGDSDGAYEVIKKLRLDGYWVSIHAWNNFLNHVIKLNDIDRFWKMYKEMLSYGYVENVNTFNLVIYALSKERKLLEAMSAYYRMLKSGVWPSVVTFNMIIDGACRIGDMELALKVLRKMGLMSEHCVTPNSVTYNCIINGFCKIGGLSVAEEICAEMTEVGVPVNLRTYATLVDGYARRGSLEVALQLCDEMVERGLTPNPVVYNSIIHRLCIEGDTEEAFSLLSDMIERNICPDQFTYSILIKGLSRNGLATEAIRFHRHILEKNLVKDVFSHNILIDYLCKSKNLRAAKQLMGSMFVRGLLPDTITYGTLIDCHFKEGNIGNAVQIYEKLIVGKEKPNLVIYNSVINGLCKEASVDIAKLLMDSLQRMDVLDIITYNTMINGYFISGMIDQAFVLLWEMEKAGISLNIVTYNILINFLCKFGCIQQAKELMKVMISRGVVPDFITYTTLITNLSKNCSPEEVIALHDYMVIEGVIPDRQTYTDIVCPYLPEENSKISTVG; encoded by the coding sequence ATGAACTGGGTTCCAAGCTTCTTCTCTCCGCCCAAAACAAGCCGTCTGATTTGCCGCGGTCTTCACGCAAGTAAGCATTTCTCACCCCCAAACTCCGACAACATTGTCTTCAAAGCAGTTTGTGTTAATCTTCGACAGAGGAGATGGAAACTCTTAGAGCAGATATCCCACTGTCTAACCAGTTCATTAGTCAGCCGTGTTGTTCGCGAGTTTCGGAACTCGCCGCAGTTGGCCTTAGAATTTTATAACTGGGTTCGCTGGAACAGGAACAGGAACTTTCCTCAGTTTTTGGAATCTTCTTGTACTGTAATTCATGTTTTGATCGATTCTAGGAGGTACGATGATGCCTTGTCTGTTATGGAGAGTCTAATGGGGGCAGACGGTTTGCCCGCATTGGTTGTTTTGGAAGGGTTGAGTAATAGTTGTGGTGAAGGTTGTGGTTGTGCAAGCGCTGCAGTATTTGATGCATTTGTGAGGGCTTGTACTCAGTTCGGGGACTCCGACGGTGCTTATGAGGTGATCAAGAAGCTGAGACTGGATGGTTATTGGGTTTCGATTCACGCTTGGAATAACTTTCTTAACCATGTGATTAAGTTGAACGATATTGATAGGTTTTGGAAGATGTATAAGGAAATGCTTTCATATGGGTATGTTGAAAATGTTAATACCTTCAATTTGGTTATTTATGCTCTTAGTAAGGAACGCAAGTTACTAGAAGCAATGTCGGCATATTATCGGATGTTGAAGAGTGGAGTTTGGCCTAGTGTTGTTACTTTTAACATGATTATAGATGGAGCATGCAGGATAGGTGATATGGAACTTGCTTTGAAGGTTTTGAGAAAGATGGGGCTAATGTCGGAGCACTGTGTTACGCCCAATTCAGTTACTTACAATTGTATCATCAATGGGTTTTGCAAAATTGGTGGTTTATCGGTTGCAGAAGAAATCTGTGCTGAAATGACCGAGGTAGGTGTTCCGGTCAATTTGAGGACTTATGCAACTCTAGTAGATGGATATGCAAGACGGGGGAGTTTGGAGGTGGCACTTCAATTGTGCGATGAAATGGTGGAAAGGGGTTTGACCCCTAATCCTGTTGTTTACAATTCAATTATCCATCGGCTTTGCATAGAAGGAGATACTGAGGAAGCTTTTTCCTTGTTGTCTGACATGATTGAGAGGAATATATGCCCGGATCAATTCACCTACTCAATCCTCATCAAGGGGCTCTCTAGAAATGGGCTTGCGACGGAAGCAATTAGATTTCATAGACACATCCTTGAGAAGAACCTCGTCAAGGATGTTTTCTCCCACAATATCCTGATCGATTATCTGTGCAAAAGCAAAAATTTGAGAGCGGCCAAGCAATTGATGGGCAGCATGTTTGTTCGTGGTTTACTTCCTGACACCATCACCTATGGCACTTTGATTGATTGCCACTTCAAAGAAGGGAACATAGGAAATGCAGTTCAGATTTATGAAAAACTGATAGTGGGGAAGGAAAAACCTAATTTGGTGATATACAATTCTGTTATCAACGGGTTATGCAAAGAGGCATCAGTggatattgcaaaacttttgatGGATTCGTTACAGAGGATGGATGTTCTTGACATTATAACCTATAACACAATGATAAACGGGTATTTCATTAGTGGGATGATTGATCAGGCGTTTGTTTTGCTTTGGGAAATGGAAAAGGCTGGAATTTCATTGAATATAGTCACCTACAATATATTGATCAACTTTTTGTGCAAGTTTGGGTGTATTCAACAAGCAAAAGAACTTATGAAGGTAATGATTTCAAGGGGTGTGGTTCCTGATTTTATAACATACACCACACTCATTACCAATTTGAGTAAGAATTGCAGCCCCGAAGAAGTCATTGCATTGCATGACTACATGGTAATTGAGGGAGTAATTCCTGATAGGCAAACGTACACAGATATTGTCTGTCCATATCTTCcagaagaaaattcaaagattaGCACAGTGGGTTGA
- the LOC114821748 gene encoding uncharacterized protein isoform X2, with translation MWKSLLPLLNPLILVYSWTRSWTLDVLCFVHHVSACPHSQDNSKLFQLFRTNCSNIPALKHLRSLTQFKSTKGPVDTKRIYGTMVATKKGRAGRVGKLGNYNQMMNLRFTWANPAALSRSQFVLRRPCKGSHSARYT, from the exons ATGTGGAAGTCTCTCCTCCCCTTACTCAATCCTCTGATTCTTGTCTATTCATG GACAAGGAGTTGGACCCTGGATGTGCTCTGCTTCGTCCATCATGTGTCTGCATGTCCTCATTCACAAGATAA TTCAAAGCTCTTCCAACTTTTTCGCACAAATTGCTCAAACATTCCAGCTCTCAAACATCTCAGATCCCTCACTCAGTTCAAAA GCACGAAGGGACCGGTCGATACGAAGCGCATCTATGGGACAATGGTTGCAACAAAGAAGGGCAGAGCAGGAAGGGTAGGTAag CTGGGGAAttacaatcaaatgatgaatcTTCGGTTTACTTGG GCAAATCCAGCAGCCCTCTCTCGCTCTCAATTTGTTTTGAGGAGACCGTGTAAAGGCTCTCATTCAGCTCGATATACATAG
- the LOC103410535 gene encoding TMV resistance protein N has protein sequence MDSCCVALKNIHLRRPSGFCNGGSGFLGERVRGSFNNRLWANQLRINKRKVIPGAVLAVLTSKDAEAIALVCNGINTFIDRHLVRGEEISPAFLKAIEDSRISVIVFSENYASSRWCLDELVHIRECRKSRQQIVWPVFYKVDPSHVRNQTSSFGDAFTGLECKHKDEEKILLWRSALKEVANLSGHTVKEGEYEATFINKIVKEILVEVLQRTYLNVAKYPVGIQSCAEEVEEILDVGENGRCVVGIWGTSGIGKTTIAKAVYNAIAHKFEGSCFLADVRETSTSHEGVIKLQNTLLSKVLRGIELKIDDVHHGISLIEKLLRRKKILLILDDVDELEQLNNLVEVDWFGEGSRVIITTKDRGLLESYGVKLIYKVQKLENDKALELLSLNAFTRKEPSQDYLSLARRAIAYAQGLPLALNLIGSYLRNKNIDRWQAILDSYNSYEGEPYRGIQRTLRKSYDAWDYVVQQVFLDIACFFKGEDKDYVLQVLRSSKLNVPEDCIEVLVENAIITIEDNRILMHDLLEKMGKRIVREESPNEPGKRSRLWFHEDVYNVLIENQGTWKIKGIVVKLPEPDVIPLNPKSFLRMVNLEFFINRNARFSGHVDYLPNNLRWIELDGPMFHYLGSNILQKHTITFNLPSNYHPRNLVTFYMPYSGIRQLKGFKNLAKLTSMNLSGCEFLKRIPDLSGSPNLRDLNLSNCKSLVEVDDSIGFLDKLEDLSLRGCSKLMKFATRLGLRSLQVLSLCECTRLKTFPEIEEGKMESLWYLDIEKSGIRKLPSSFAYLTGLGTLKGNGCENLTNISLRHYINVDFLECSKVVTESQLLSTDSDDNCITLAFPKLHYLGFRGCNLSESDFLVPFNCWSTLAELDLSRNNFVSLPDCISKFVNLETLSLSGCKRFREIPQVLPSKLVELYLDDCTSLEKIPPLPPMLRILDLCNCFGLSGDEVEKLKNNLLNFNQERLWWSNLQVFYQGNEVPKWFSYTSNHPTPIRIEQFMVHEWHMNHPTRITIEQLPVYEWKEEFVGGSEFCFEIPLNLQVGETLFRLALSFVFEPPTYHPHYTCILINRVQQCRPMLWDHNDLNDVNDINDIEATHVWLALVDLKAKQQQGDNCQVIFYFPRGARIKSCGLHFLLRNQDKHLHLSLGPTNSLGKRPRPHGLSDIVDDSYDPKQQWFSLSSTPMDDHSKHRQIDLNVPIDIEEEQEQPSTPDDPQFLIY, from the exons ATGGATTCTTGCTGTGTGGCTTTGAAAAACATCCATTTGAGAAGACCAAGTGGTTTCTGCAATGGTGGTTCTGGGTTTTTGGGGGAGAGGGTTAGAGGGAGTTTCAATAACAGGCTTTGGGCTAATCAATTGAGAATTAACAAGAGGAAGGTGATACCTGGAGCTGTTCTTGCTGTTCTTACCTCAAAAGATGCCGAGGCTATC GCCTTGGTCTGTAACGGAATCAACACTTTCATTGATCGTCATCTTGTAAGAGGGGAAGAAATATCACCGGCTTTTCTAAAAGCAATTGAAGACTCGAGAATTTCGGTCATTGTATTCTCAGAAAACTATGCATCCTCAAGATGGTGCTTGGATGAGCTCGTACATATCCGTGAATGTAGAAAGTCAAGGCAGCAAATAGTTTGGCCAGTTTTTTATAAGGTGGATCCGTCTCATGTACGAAATCAAACGAGTAGTTTCGGTGACGCATTTACAGGACTTGAGTGCAAACACAAGGACGAGGAGAAGATCCTCTTATGGAGGAGTGCTCTTAAAGAAGTTGCAAATTTGTCAGGACATACTGTCAAAGAGGGAGA ATATGAAGCTACATTTATCAATAAGATTGTTAAGGAGATCTTAGTCGAAGTACTACAACGCACATATTTGAATGTGGCCAAATACCCAGTTGGAATACAATCTTGTGCAGAAGAGGTGGAAGAGATTTTAGATGTCGGTGAAAATGGTCGTTGTGTGGTTGGGATTTGGGGGACATCTGGAATTGGCAAGACAACAATTGCAAAAGCTGTTTATAATGCAATTGCTCATAAGTTTGAAGGTAGTTGTTTCCTGGCAGATGTGAGAGAAACATCGACATCACATGAAGGCGTAATCAAACTACAAAACACTCTTCTATCTAAAGTTCTACGCGGTATAGAGTTGAAAATTGACGATGTTCATCACGGAATCAGCCTTATAGAGAAATTGTTGAGGCGAAAGAAGATTCTCTTAATTCTTGATGATGTGGATGAATTGGAGCAGTTAAACAACTTGGTTGAAGTCGATTGGTTTGGTGAGGGTAGCAGAGTGATCATAACCACAAAAGATAGAGGATTGCTAGAATCTTATGGAGTCAAGTTGATATACAAGGTCCAAAAGTTAGAAAATGACAAGGCTCTTGAGCTTTTAAGTTTGAATGCCTTCACAAGAAAAGAACCTTCACAAGATTATTTGAGCCTCGCACGACGTGCAATAGCCTATGCTCAAGGCCTTCCATTAGCTCTTAATCTTATAGGTTCTTATTTGCGTAATAAAAATATAGATCGTTGGCAAGCTATATTGGATAGTTACAACTCTTATGAAGGAGAACCTTATAGAGGAATTCAAAGAACACTTCGAAAAAGTTATGATGCCTGGGATTATGTCGTGCAACAAGTGTTCCTAGACATTGCATGCTTCTTCAAGGGTGAAGATAAAGACTATGTGTTACAAGTATTAAGAAGTTCGAAGCTCAATGTACCTGAAGATTGTATTGAAGTACTTGTTGAGAATGCCATCATAACTATTGAAGATAATAGGATTTTGATGCATGACTTACTAGAAAAAATGGGTAAGCGTATAGTTCGTGAAGAATCGCCCAATGAACCAGGGAAACGTAGCAGGTTGTGGTTTCATGAAGATGTGTACAATGTTCTAATTGAAAATCAA GGAACATGGAAAATTAAAGGCATTGTGGTGAAGTTGCCCGAACCAGATGTGATACCCTTGAATCCAAAAAGCTTCTTGCGGATGGTCAATcttgaattttttataaatcGTAATGCACGTTTTTCTGGACACGTTGATTATCTGCCCAACAATTTGAGGtggattgaattggatggaccTATGTTTCATTATTTGGGATCCAATATTCTTCAAAAGCATACCATTACGTTCAATTTGCCATCCAATTATCATCCAAGGAATCTTGTCACGTTTTATATGCCATACAGTGGCATCAGACAATTGAAGGGATTTAAG AATTTGGCAAAGCTTACATCAATGAATTTAAGTGGTTGCGAATTCTTGAAAAGAATCCCCGACTTATCCGGAAGCCCAAACTTAAGGGACTTGAATCTAAGTAATTGTAAAAGTTTGGTTGAGGTTGATGATTCTATTGGATTCCTCGATAAACTTGAAGATCTGAGTCTTCGTGGGTGCTCTAAGCTTATGAAGTTTGCAACAAGACTTGGATTGAGATCGCTTCAAGTGTTATCTCTTTGTGAGTGCACAAGACTTAagactttcccagaaatagaggAGGGCAAGATGGAATCCCTATGGTATTTGGATATAGAAAAAAGTGGCATAAGAAAATTGCCTTCATCATTTGCATATCTTACTGGGCTTGGAACATTGAAAGGAAATGGTTGCGAGAACCTTACAAATATATCATTACGTCATTACATCAATGTTGATTTCCTTGAATGCTCAAAAGTCGTGACCGAATCTCAACTGCTTTCAACTGACTCAGATGACAACTGTATCACATTAGCCTTTCCTAAGTTACATTATCTTGGTTTTAGAGGATGCAATTTATCAGAAAGTGATTTTCTTGTGCCTTTTAATTGCTGGTCCACATTAGCAGAACTTGATCTGTCGAGAAACAATTTTGTTAGTCTTCCGGATTGCATTAGTAAATTTGTCAACTTGGAGACACTTTCATTAAGCGGTTGCAAGAGGTTTCGGGAAATTCCACAAGTCCTTCCATCAAAACTAGTTGAGTTATATCTGGATGATTGCACATCTCTGGAGAAAATTCCACCACTACCCCCGATGCTTAGGATTTTGGATTTGTGTAACTGCTTTGGACTGAGTGGCGATGAGGTGGAAAAGTTGAAAAATAATTTGTTGAACTTCAATCAG GAACGTCTTTGGTGGTCTAACTTGCAAGTTTTTTATCAAGGCAATGAAGTTCCAAAGTGGTTCAGTTATACTTCTAACCATCCCACACCTATTAGGATTGAACAGTTTATGGTACATGAATGGCATATGAACCATCCCACGCGCATTACAATCGAACAACTACCAGTATATGAATGGAAAGAGGAATTTGTTGGTGGCAGTgaattttgttttgaaattcCTCTAAATTTACAAGTGGGCGAGACGTTATTCAGATTGgctctatcttttgtttttgaacCACCGACTTATCATCCTCATTATACTTGTATTCTCATCAACAGAGTACAACAGTGTAGACCTATGTTATGGGATCATAATGACTTAAATGACGTAAATGACATAAATGACATCGAGGCAACCCATGTGTGGCTTGCGTTAGTGGATTTGAAGGCGAAGCAACAGCAAGGAGATAATTGTCAAGTTATATTTTATTTCCCCAGAGGCGCACGCATTAAAAGCTGTGGGTTGCACTTCCTATTGCGCAACCAAGACAAACATCTTCACTTGTCTTTGGGACCAACAAATAGTCTTGGGAAGAGGCCTCGTCCACATGGACTATCAGATATCGTTGATGATTCATATGATCCGAAACAACAATGGTTTTCCTTATCTTCGACGCCAATGGATGATCATTCGAAACACAGGCAGATTGATCTCAATGTTCCTATTGATATTGAGGAGGAGCAAGAGCAGCCGTCCACTCCAGATGATCCACAATTTCTAATTTATTAG